One genomic region from Cryptococcus gattii WM276 chromosome C, complete sequence encodes:
- a CDS encoding uncharacterized protein (Similar to TIGR gene model, INSD accession AAW42037.1) — translation MSWKSSPGVLASGPPMSSSSNPVINRIRPNPSGLSAFQREALVSSYGPSSSIQPKVRTEWDVLKENHRFIRDDEEAKDVSWEERLARAYESKLFREFALSKKLALRWRTAPEVVNGIGEGTCASLRCKYHEPLQAPSPVSDHAVGFASLHSRAGSTDRDYGWNYPDEKGRTWKEKKPKIMPELKTFELPFVYMEARERKEALVKVRVCPRCTAKLLWKPGQGDMEEDLRGEARSRGKEKEKGDDKGSRKDRDRRTENLDKSAEDGEQRRRRKGKESERERSRSQSPRRHSRHHGEERGRSHRHHRD, via the exons ATGAGCTGGAAGTCATCGCCCGGTGTTCTCGCCTCAGGTCCTCCCAtgtcatcttcttcaaatcCCGTTATCAATCGCATCAGGCCTAATCCCAGCGGGCTATCTGCTTTTCAACGTGAAGCCCTTGTATCATCGTATGgtccttcttcatcaatTCAACCAAAAGTGCGCACCGAGTGGGATGTGTTGAAGGAGAACCATCGGTTCATaagagatgatgaagaggcGAAGGATGTTAGTTGGGAGGAGAGGTTAGCGAGGGCATATGAATCGAAGCTCTTCAGAGAGTTTGCTTTG TCAAAGAAACTCGCTCTCCGCTGGCGGACAGCTCCTGAAGTCGTCAACGGCATCGGCGAAGGAACCTGCGCTTCTTTGCGCTGCAAATACCACGAACCACTGCAAGCGCCATCTCCCGTATCAGATCACGCTGTGGGATTCGCCTCTCTCCACTCCCGCGCCGGAAGCACTGACAGAGACTATGGATGGAATTATCCTGATGAAAAGGGAAGAACgtggaaagagaagaagccAAAAATTATGCCAGAGCTGAAAACGTTTGAGTTACCATTTGTATACATGGAAGcgagagagaggaaggaggcTTTGGTGAAGGTGAGAGTCTGTCCGAGATGTACAGCCAAGTTGCTCTGGAAGCCTGGACAAGGCGACATGGAGGAAGATCTGAGGGGCGAGGCGAGGTCGAggggaaaggaaaaggaaaaaggagatGATAAGGGGTCAAGGAAGGATAGAGACAGACGAACAGAAAACCTGGATAAGTCTGCTGAAGACGGAGAACAGCGGCGGAGAcggaaggggaaggagagcGAGAGAGAAAGATCACGATCCCAGAGTCCTAGAAGGCATTCTCGGCATCATGGcgaggaaagaggaaggtCTCATCGGCATCATCGGGACTGA
- a CDS encoding uncharacterized protein (Similar to TIGR gene model, INSD accession AAW42035.1) — MSMTTKYRGLPDIDTAPDVFETTDEPETVLKPSDVRPGDEDSVLKPVSEDIDAGGLPSRRKAERVFARGTRKPELSALSFRPRLPPLYRYASSSSSDTDEETRLPRETPAARLRRLKAELSEVEAEVGSSSSSKTLSVSHERSGAGKRRSVLPPRQPVDVVSELASVRERLERIEFNGLDVGQTEAVGTEPSSEWRERLDKLVAAENYSEEGKVAQPTAVGQQDGSLSDIDKRLAVLEQAVGPITGRLDQTSSPLVPTLNKHDHLLTLLTQPRHLDAISRRVKLLLVDLDRAAAASRRTGPGGAAIPQQSSEKAFTNLSLTQGEYTQLQSLFSILPRLDPLLPILTPLLARLRSLSALHSEASEIAVSLQGLQSRDKKNAEEIKELEEVVKSVQTGLDDAIGVIKKNWEGLENRMKGLEQRLKDVESQI; from the exons ATGTCGATGACCACAAAATATAGAGGGCTCCCGGATATA GATACTGCTCCAGATGTCTTTGAGACTACTGATGAGCCAGAGACTGTTCTCAAGCCG AGCGATGTCAGGCCAGGAGACGAGGACTCTGTATTGAAGCCCGTATCTGAAGACATCGACGCCGGTGGGCTACCCTCCAGACGTAAAGCCGAACGCGTCTTTGCTCGGGGTACAAGGAAGCCAG AATTGTCCGCTCTCTCTTTTAGACCTCGACTTCCACCTCTTTATCGCTATgcgtcatcatcatcatccgATACCGACGAAGAGACTCGTTTACCACGGGAGACTCCAGCAGCAAGATTGAGACGGCTGAAAGCAGAGTTATCCGAGGTTGAAGCTGAAGTGggatcatcttcctcttccaaaACCCTGTCGGTATCCCATGAAAGGAGCGGCGCagggaagagaagatcTGTTCTTCCGCCGAGGCAGCCTGTGGACGTTGTATCCGAATTGGCGAGTGTGAGGGAGCGCCTTGAGCGGATAGAATTCAATGGCTTGGACGTTGGGCAGACGGAAGCAGTGGGGACGGAACCCAGTTCTGAATGGAGAGAGAGGTTGGATAAGTTAGTAGCGGCTGAGAATTACTCAGAGGAGGGCAAAGTTGCCCAGCCTACAGCGGTGGGACAACAAGATGGCAGTTTGTCCGATATAGACAAACGACTTGCTGTGCTTGAGCAAGCAGTTGGACCCATTACTGGCAGGCTTGATCAA ACATCGTCACCTTTAGTCCCCACGCTGAACAAGCATGATCATCTCCTCACTCTACTTACTCAACCTCGACATCTCGACGCCATTTCGCGCCGCGTGAAGCTCTTATTAGTTGATCTTGACAGggctgctgctgcttcAAGGCGTACAGGTCCAGGTGGCGCGGCAATCCCCCAACAATCAAGCGAAAAAGCATTTACAAACCTTTCTCTCACGCAAGGCGAATACACACAACTTCAATCATTGTTCTCAATCCTACCGAGGCTGGACCCCCTCTTACCTATCCTCACTCCACTTCTTGCTCGTCTGCGATCATTATCAGCACTGCATTCTGAAGCGAGCGAGATCGCGGTTTCACTTCAAGGATTGCAAAGTAGAGATAAGAAGAATGCCGAGGAAATAAAGGAGCTCGAGGAGGTAGTAAAGAGTGTGCAGACAGGTTTGGACGATGCGATTGGCGTGATTAAAAAGAACTGGGAAGGCTTAGAGAATAGGATGAAGGGCTTAGAGCAGAGATTGAAGGACGTGGAGAGTCAGATATAG
- a CDS encoding uncharacterized protein (Similar to TIGR gene model, INSD accession AAW42034.1), whose protein sequence is MFALKSSAPSLRPLTKSNLQSITRKPLARSTVLLRYQSTSTVSSSSKPAAKLNELAKVIRDSIKSTGPIPASRYMQFCLSHPVHGYYSKGDVFGQKGDFITSPEISQIFGELVAIWFLTRWMEVDSPTRVRIVELGPGRGTLMDDVLRTLFNFPGIAASINSVHLVENSEAMREVQSQTLSPRIEGKDVKLNWYTSVEEIPETKDEFTLFVAHEFFDAMPINVFEKTDMGWREVLIDRDPSYSPDLPTSSSPSGLRFTLSSSPTTLSTILPSTSPRFANLPSGSRIEVSQDSYKIMHRLGQVINQGLGGCGLVVDYGADKAFASSFRAFRKHEIVDVFEDPGSCDLTANVDFAYLRESLTGIATSLGPISQAQFLLSLGIQPRLRKLLDTAPLDRREAIEKGAKRLIDVLGMGSQYQVMGVVSGEPEMKEGIYPFSVKKETVESKVLRP, encoded by the exons ATGTTCGCCTTAAAATCTTCTGCACCATCTTTGAGGCCTCTCACGAAGAGTAATCTCCAAAGCATCACTCGGAAACCCCTGGCTCGTTCTACTGTCTTACTTCGATATCAGTCCACTTCGACCgtatcttcttcttccaaacCAGCTGCCAAGCTCAATGAGCTTGCCAAAGTCATCCGCGACTCTATAAAA TCAACCGGGCCAATCCCCGCATCCCGCTACATGCAATTCTGCCTATCCCATCCCGTTCACGGATACTATTCCAAAGGCGATGTCTTTGGTCAAAAGGGAGATTTCATCACCTCTCCTGAAATTAGCCAGATCTTTGGAGAGCTTGTTGCCATTTGGTTCTTGACTAGATGGATGGAAGTTGACTCTCCTACGCGAGTTCGCATAGTCGAACTTGGTCCAGGCCGAGGAACGCTCATGGACGACGTGCTTCGA ACCCTATTCAACTTCCCTGGGATTGCTGCGTCAATCAATAGCGTACACCTGGTGGAGAACAGTGAAGCCATGAGAGAAGTCCAGTCACAAACACTTTCTCCTAGGATAGAAGGCAAGGATGTCAAGCTCAATTGGTACACCAGTGTCGAAGAGATTCCAGAAA CGAAAGATGAGTTTACTCTCTTTGTTGCTCACGAATTCTTCGACGCAATGCCCATCAACGTATTCGAAAAGACCGACATGGGCTGGCGTGAAGTTCTCATCGACAGGGATCCCTCTTACTCCCCTGA TCTTcccacctcttcctcaccTTCAGGTCTTCGGTTTACCCTCTCCTCATCACCCACAACCCTCTCCACTATTCTTCCCTCAACCTCCCCGCGCTTCGCCAACCTCCCATCCGGCTCCCGGATCGAGGTATCCCAGGATTCATACAAGATCATGCATCGATTAGGGCAAGTCATCAATCAAGGTCTTGGTGGATGCGGGCTTGTGGTCGACTATGGAGCGGATAAGGCGTTTGCTTCCAGTTTCAGA GCATTCAGAAAACACGAGATTGTGGATGTGTTTGAAGACCCTGGAAGTTGTGATTTAACAGCCAATGTAGACTTTGCGTATCTTCGCGAGTCTCTCACCGGTATAG CGACATCCCTCGGCCCCATTTCCCAAGCTCAgttccttctttccttgGGCATCCAACCCCGCCTCCGCAAGCTTCTTGACACTGCCCCATTAGATAGACGCGAAGCCATCGAGAAGGGTGCTAAGAGGCTGATCGACGTTTTGGGCATGGGTTCCCAGTATCAAGTTATGGGCGTTGTCAGCGGTGAGCCAGAGATGAAAGAGGGGATCTATCCTTTCTCCGTGAAAAAGGAGACAGTGGAGAGTAAAGTTTTAAGGCCGTAG
- a CDS encoding 3'-5' exonuclease, putative (Similar to TIGR gene model, INSD accession AAW42033.1), translated as MLSNLGLFATERCPDTKCTRPRCFFSHGLSISGPSQTQVPVGIREPAPRKPPTAVKRKLGESSSAAVVMEAKKQNVTSVAKPVAPSSATIPVRPAPPAPTKTIVSGGSSSSSTDYSMPPMLPYGIKLSPQPRTDRQKALGTLHTQFAKLYSQILHLSPSLAHDSSLAQEAEISSSSSSLRAYKTAIHHAAVAISRRPPPTGIPHPSIGTVKESRIAMEKDEKEKASKLTRNRVERYCMKKEDFEKWGYPDPSGEGLTGAGVETKPDGEGETHNCDRCKMSFIVSSKNLEERFGECRYHYGRTAPERVEGRRKWIYSCCGKERGEQGCEEGIHVFKDGEDDKELAKRVAYKTVRMCLESAKASGKNVVGEGYGVVAMDCEMIFTTAGLSLGRVTVVDENGHTILDELVRQKVPILDINTRFSGISPGQLDNAIMDLDGVRTAVCMFIGPETIIVGHGLENDLRALRLLHDQVIDTAIVFPHDKGAPYRRALRDIVKEKLGYFIQDRTSDKGHSSVEDAKATLDVLKWKVREDNED; from the exons ATGCTTTCCAATCTCGGGCTATTTGCAACTGAAAGATGTCCCGACACGAAGTGCACCCGGCCAAGATGCTTCTTCTCGCATGGCCTCTCGATTTCAGGACCATCTCAAACTCAAGTTCCAGTTGGTATTCGAGAGCCAGCCCCTAGAAAACCTCCTACAGCTGTGAAGAGAAAACTCGGCGAGAGTAGTAGCGCAGCAGTTGTGATGGAGGCGAAGAAGCAAAACGTGACTAGCGTCGCAAAACCTGTAGCGCCATCATCAGCAACCATTCCTGTTAGACCAGCACCTCCCGCCCCGACTAAGACGATCGTATCAGGAGGATCAAGCTCAAGTAGTACCGACTATAGTATGCCACCTATGCTCCCATATGGTATTAAATTGTCTCCCCAACCTCGCACAGATCGTCAAAAAGCTT TGGGAACACTCCATACTCAATTCGCCAAACTATACTCACAAATCCTCCACTTATCTCCTTCTCTGGCACACGATTCTTCCTTGGCACAAGAAGCGGAGAtatcctcttcatcatcgtctCTGCGAGCCTACAAGACCGCCATCCACCATGCAGCTGTGGCGATCTCTCGCCGACCACCTCCTACTGGTATACCACACCCTTCAATAGGGACAGTGAAAGAGTCACGAATTGCAATGGAGAAGGACGAGAAAGAAAAGGCCAGCAAGCTGACGAGAAATAGAGTGGAGAGGTATTGtatgaagaaggaggacTTTGAGAAATGGGGATACCCCGATCCAAGCGGTGAGGGATTGACGGGTGCAGGAGTTGAGACGAAACCAGATGGTGAAGGGGAAACCCATAACTGCGATCGATGCAAAATGTCATTCATCGTCTCCTCAAAAAATCTTGAAGAAAGATTTGGAGAGTGTCGATATCACTATGGTCGAACTGCGCCCGAAAGGGTAGAAGGTCGACGAAAATGGATATATTCATGTTGCGGCaaggagagaggagaaCAAGGCTGTGAGGAAGGAATTCATGTGTTcaaagatggagaggatgatAAGGAGCTGGCAAAGAGGGTGGCGTATAAGACAGTTAGGATGTGTTTGGAATCCGCCAAAGCGTCAGGGAAGAATGTCGTTGGTGAGGGGTACGGTGTGGTGGCAATGGATTGCGAGATGATCT TCACTACCGCCGGCTTATCGCTAGGCCGAGTGACAGTAGTGGATGAGAATGGACATACAATTCTTGATGAGCTAGTACGCCAAAAAGTGCCCATCTT AGATATCAATACACGGTTCTCTGGTATTTCTCCAGGTCAACTTGATAATGCTATCATGGACCTTGATGGAGTCAGGACAGCAGTCTGCATGTTTATCGGTCCCGAGACCATCATCGTTGGCCACGG TCTCGAAAACGATCTACGCGCTTTGAGGTTGCTGCACGATCAGGTCATCGATACAGCCATCGTTTTCCCACACGATAAAGGTGCACCCTATCGACGCGCCCTTCGTGACAT TGTCAAGGAGAAACTTGGGTACTTTATTCAAGATCGAACTTCAGACAAGGGTCATAGCTCGGTGGAGGATGCGAAAGCGACTCTTGACGTGTTAAAGTGGAAAGTTAGAGAGGATAACGAGGATTGA
- a CDS encoding potassium ion transporter, putative (Similar to TIGR gene model, INSD accession AAW42032.1), producing MKTTLRNPKVPTVAEAREAWQKVKCHFNFFRIHLLVFTFTPLIAACIFYAANGSASGNANSDLAGRQKAAFIDSLFLCFSAMTTTGLCTVNLSALHPFQQVILFFLFIVGDYSFVSLIMVLVRKHYFRTHCEQLLINDLFRRAPTIPYDTGVQAGLDHSSKNFKSTIKTLRDRNISISGPVNGRKIGNFTEDRDQERHMMTDSPVGMTFEERGRRERAEGSESSADNETSPPHVPSTIGRSTAALNNLANSSSPAATSSARAEDCRSPFVDPLFQTRQLLRAQTRTNSISVDQLGRSTSRYQPTISHIASNAPNHTGGDAVPSKLKNSVHFKNYPHHDQSQHPHLHTAAQIMADHTIDSTRRLPVPFGHKNTGYGGFPSLFHIFRRLLPEKAKRKLYRPVHRVGILMHPAYARKFENGHAGGEESWGEAIRGSVAKWMPEGLQGLVIGRNSRFWTEELDDEELEQIGGVEYRALKLLSCIVSTYIFLYQIIPFAIISIYFAKVNQWNSAFLASAGVQDGTVNKTWFSLFLSASAYTGCGMILTDEGLEPFQTCYLLIYVLIVGLLVGNHALPIMLRFIIWIGTKITRKGVRYESLNFLLDHPRRCFLYLFPSHQTWYLLLILLVFTVVELFSFLVLNIGLPVVDSLGGWERFSDGLLQSLCVRAVGFGIVTISDMAPSVLFLYILSPCPSGLQMCMKNGRLGCMNMMIQIRLVKMNPNLKVMVEKSSGEFVYFSVFCSRKMADAMFRSSWFTIFRIIFECTSGYATIGLTMGTPNNNYAFSGEFGTASKLVMIVVMLRGRHRQFCFLENILASPNLPTAWSQHCPTPLHLPMCRTKMADKRR from the exons ATGAAGACGACTCTTCGAAACCCCAAGGTGCCAACGGTCGCAGAGGCCAGAGAAGCATGGCAGAAAGTAAAGTGTCACTTCAACTTCTTCAGAATACATTTGCTCGTTTTCACCTTCACCCCTC TCATCGCAGCATGTATCTTCTACGCGGCCAACGGGTCAGCAAGTGGTAATGCCAACAGTGACCTGGCAGGCCGTCAAAAGGCCGCCTTTATTGACAGCTTGTTCCTATGCTTTTCAGCCATGAC AACGACTGGCCTCTGCACTGTAAA CTTATCGGCACTTCACCCGTTCCAGCAAGTGATTTTATTTTTCCTGTTTATCGTCGGCGACTATTCTTTTGTCTCTCTTATTATGGTTCTGGTACGCAAACATTATTTCCGAACTCACTGCGAACAACTCCTTATCAATGACTTGTTCCGCCGAGCTCCCACAATACCATACGACACCGGAGTACAAGCCGGTTTGGATCACAGCTCGAAAAATTTCAAGTCAACCATCAAAACATTGCGAGATCGTAATATCTCAATTTCGGGACCCGTTAATGGTCGTAAAATCGGAAATTTTACAGAGGATAGGGATCAAGAACGGCATATGATGACTGACTCGCCTGTGGGCATGACATTTGAAGAGCGAGGAAGGCGAGAGCGAGCAGAAGGTTCGGAAAGTTCGGCTGACAACGAGACCTCCCCTCCACATGTACCGTCGACTATTGGGAGATCTACGGCTGCCTTGAACAATCTTGCCAACTCATCGTCTCCTGCAGCCACAAGTTCAGCTCGCGCCGAAGATTGTCGATCGCCTTTTGTGGACCCTCTGTTCCAAACCCGTCAGCTGTTAAGAGCCCAGACCCGCACCAACAGTATCAGCGTCGATCAGCTTGGTCGATCCACCTCCCGTTACCAGCCAACTATTTCGCACATTGCCTCAAATGCACCGAACCATACGGGAGGGGATGCTGTCCCTTCAAAGCTCAAAAACAGTGTACATTTCAAAAATTATCCCCACCACGACCAATCTCAACACCCCCATTTGCACACCGCTGCTCAAATTATGGCCGACCATACTATTGACTCCACTCGTCGCCTTCCCGTACCTTTCGGTCACAAAAATACTGGCTATGGCGGGTTTCCTAGTCTCTTTCATATTTTCCGTCGCCTTCTACCTGAAAAAGCCAAACGGAAACTCTACAGACCGGTTCATCGAGTAGGCATTCTGATGCATCCAGCTTATGCACGTAAATTTGAAAATGGACATGCTGGTGGCGAGGAAAGTTGGGGTGAAGCGATAAGGGGATCGGTCGCAAAGTGGATGCCAGAAGGATTGCAGGGACTTGTGATTGGAAGGAACTCACGATTTTGGACAGAGGAGCTCGATGATGAAGAATTAGAACAGATTGGTGGTGTGGAGTATAGAGCACTCAAACTCTTGAGCTGCATCGTATCTACA TACATATTTCTCTACCAGATCATCCCCTTTGCGATAATTAGTATATACTTCGCCAAGGTAAATCAATGGAACTCTGCATTTCTGGCCAGTGCCGGCGTGCAAGACGGTACAGTCAACAAGACATGGTTCTCGCTCTTCTTATCTGCTTCCGCTTACACTGGGTGTGGTATGAT ATTAACAGACGAAGGGCTTGAACCTTTCCAGACATGTTATCTCCTGATCTATGTCCTCATAGTGGGATTGTTGGTAGGAAATCATGCTCTGCCAATTATGTTGCGATTCATTATCTGGATTGGAACAAAGATTACCAGGAAGGGAGTGAGGTATGAGTCACTGAATTTTCTGTTAGATCACCCTCGACG GTGCTTCTTATATTTGTTTCCAAGCCATCAAACTTGGTACTTACTTTTAATCCTTCTGGTGTTCAC GGTTGTCGAgcttttctccttccttgTTCTTAACATTGGTCTTCCGGTCGTTGATTCCCTTGGTGGCTGGGAACGATTCTCGGATGGATTGTTGCAAAGTTTGTGTGTGCGGGCAGTTGGATTCGGGATTGTCACCATCTCTGATATGGCACCTTCAGTGCTCTTCTTGTATATT CTATCGCCATGTCCGTCAGGTCTACAAATGTGTATGAAGAACGGG CGCTTGGGGTGTATGAACATGATGATCCAGATACGTCTAGTGAAGATGAACCCCAATTTAAAGGTCATGGTCGAGAAGTCTTCAGGTGAGTTTGTTTACTTCTCTGTA TTCTGCTCAAGAAAGATGGCTGATGCAATGTTCAGGAGCTCCTGGTTCACAATATTTAGAATCATTTTCGAATGTACAAGTGGTTACGCAACCATCGGTCTCACCATGGGAACCCCCAACAACAATTATGCGTTCTCGGGCGAGTTTGGCACTGCTTCAAAACTGGTTATGATAGTTGTTATGTTGCGAGGGAGACATC GGCAATTTTGCTTCCTCGAGAATATTCTCGCATCGCCAAACCTTCCGACGGCTTGGAGCCAACACTGTCCCACCCCACTCCATTTACCCATGTGTCGAACGAAGATG GCTGATAAACGACGATAA
- a CDS encoding uncharacterized protein (Similar to TIGR gene model, INSD accession AAW42031.1), with translation MSGYDFSHLFPANVLAFSPGTTFLAVAHQNRIIVRSTSTLQIVRTWECILPPEAQVARSKEPGVSSSVAGATSEIFSIDTLQWSGDSMYLLVHSRDAKMAWVYGVAQEGEAARVGGMGVEGLTKVEWGKGDREVLALTEIDSRLYIYSLCSGETRFIQNVKPSPDGYTYSPDSRYLAVTEKHLGKDCIGVYDILDGYSLLRHFPLLTIDVQGISWSPCGRYIAAWDSPLSYSLHIHSAIGPHLTHFNPSSPTFSLAPNEVQGLGLRTLAWAPGGRWIAVGGWDGKVRIVESDGWRCVCVVTCGTRANKTATVWREPNDWLRDTRGRGIVQFDRQPHPVIFPVLRPDITKPYPRMGIFHLAFDREATLLLIRLDNQPNVAHIYSFLPTPTSEQLSVTHTVSAIFSREIKKAKWSPVKSKLSVVTRGGGVYFWDRESGWIEEESGGSFECYTEMDGSTGGMMEGVGIPTRAEFSALDIHWSPDGRSLAIQDRYHFCLLYDEDTENLEDDEQAGGRSALIWDEQAEGLTALLEEDEGHVSLSSEVSQEQFVWGKKSYARVEAAVYI, from the exons ATGTCTGGGTACGACTTCTCCCATCTCTTTCCGGCCAACGTCCTTGCCTTTTCGCCCGGCACAACTTTTCTGGCAGTAGCACATCAAAATCGGATCATTGTCAGGTCAACGTCTACTCTCCAGATAGTTAGGACATGGGAGTGTATATTACCTCCTGAGGCACAAGTTGCTCGCTCAAAGGAACCCGGGGTCAGCTCGTCTGTGGCAGGAGCCACATCAGAAATCTTTAGCATCGACACATTACAATGGTCTGGTGACAGCATGTACCTTTTAGTGCATTCCAGGGACGCTAAAATGGCATGGGTCTACGGTGTAGCTCAGGAGGGGGAAGCAGCTCGTGTTGGGGGGATGGGAGTCGAGGGTTTAACCAAGGTAGAGTGGGGTAAGGGCGATAGAGAGGTGCTGGCATTGACAGAGATTGAT TCGAGGCTCTATATATACAGTCTATGCTCTGGAGAAACCAGGTTCATTCAGAACGTCAAGCCCAGCCCCGATG GATATACGTATTCACCGGACTCTCGGTACCTTGCGGTGACGGAAAAACATCTTGGAAAAGATTGTATAGGAGTGTATGACATCCTCGATGGCTACAGTCTTCTGAGG CACTTCCCTCTTTTGACCATCGACGTGCAAGGTATTTCGTGGAGCCCTTGTGGCAGGTATATTGCAGCATGGGACTCACCCCTATCT TATTCCCTTCATATCCATTCGGCTATAGGACCTCACCTAACTCACTTCAATCCCTCGTCTCCAACCTTTTCCCTTGCACCAAATGAAGTCCAAGGCCTTGGTCTTCGCACTCTTGCTTGGGCACCAGGAGGACGTTGGATAGCTGTCGGTGGATGGGATGGAAAGGTCAGAATAGTCGAAAGCGATGGATGGAGATGCGTTTGCGTGGTGACTTGTGGCACAAGAGCCAACAAAACTGCA ACTGTCTGGAGAGAACCTAATGACTGGTTAAGAGATACAAGAGGGAGGGGCATTGTACAGT TCGATCGACAGCCACATCCGGTTATTTTCCCTGTTCTCCGCCCTGATATCACGAAGCCCTACCCTCGTATGGGTATATTTCATCTCGCTTTCGATCGGGAAGctacccttcttctcatccgCCTCGACAACCAACCAAACGTTGCACATATCTACAGTTTCCTTCCCACTCCTACATCAGAACAGCTTAGCGTAACACACACTGTTAGCGCAATTTTCTCCAGAGAGATCAAGAAAGCCAAATGGAGTCCAGTGAAGAGCAAACTTAGTGTGGTCACAAGAGGTGGTGGAGTTTACTTTTGGGATCGAGAGAGTGGATGgattgaagaggagagCGGCGGCAGCTTTGAATGCTATACAGAGATGGACGGTAGCACAGGTGGTATGATGGAAGGTGTGGGCATTCCCACTC GAGCGGAATTCTCGGCACTTGACATTCATTGGTCACCTGACGGCAGATCTTTAGCCATACAGGACAGATACCATTTCTGCTTGCTGTATGATGAAGATACCGAAAACTTagaagatgatgaacaAGCAGGTGGACGCTCAGCGCTCATATGGGATGAGCAGGCTGAAGGGTTAACAGCTTTGcttgaggaagatgaaggacATGTCAGCTTAAGTAGTGAAGTAAGTCAAGAGCAGTTTGTTTGGGGAAAAAAGAGTTATGCTCGGGTGGAGGCAGCTGTATATATATAG
- a CDS encoding uncharacterized protein (Similar to TIGR gene model, INSD accession AAW42030.1), which produces MFGQKQYDQAQFNDLLSQVEISKHDLNALVLDYLLIEGFSDAAVEFARETGLPADVDHAQVAERMEIRQAVEDGRVEEAVRRVNELDPEILDGNAPLLFHLHLLRLIELIRTEDLDAALAFATEELAPRGAQNPEFLADLEKTMALLAFPDLAKFADDSPAADKPTLAPEALTLFEEPAFEPIIALMKRSQRVKVAKELNAAILENQGYGMETKLSGLVRLMAWGEEKLVEGSDVVIPEEEQRKGRAWADAVLSGEVDC; this is translated from the exons ATGTTTGGCCAGAAGCAATATGACCAGGCTCAGTTCAATGATCTGCTCAGCCAGGTTGAGATATCCAAACA CGATCTCAACGCTTTAGTCTTAGACTATCTCTTGATTGAAGGCTTCTCTGACGCCGCAGTCGAGTTTGCTCGAGAGACTGGTCTGCCTGCCGATGTCGACCATGCCCAAGTTGCTGAGCGTATGGAGATTCGTCAAGCTGTTGAAGATGGTCGTGTCGAAGAAGCGGTAAGACGAGTCAATGAGCTTGATCCAGAG ATTCTTGATGGCAATGCGCCCCTACTCTTCCATTTGCATTTACTCCGACTCATTGAGCTTATTCGGACTGAGGATCTCGACGCTGCCTTAGCGTTTGCGACTGAAGAGCTTGCCCCTCGCGGTGCTCAAAATCCTGAGTTTCTGGCAGACCTCGAAAAGACCATGGCCCTTCTAGCGTTCCCTGACCTGGCAAAATTTGCCGATGACTCACCTGCGGCCGACAAGCCTACTTTGGCCCCTGAGGCACTTACTTTATTTGAGGAGCCGGCATTTGAACCTATTATTGCGTTGATGAAACGTTCTCAGCGCGTCAAGGTCGCCAAAGAGCTCAATGCTGCTATCCTTGAGAATCAAGGTTATGGGATGGAGACTAAATTGAGCGGCTTGGTACGGCTGATGGCTTggggagaagagaagcTCGTGGAAGGTTCTGATGTTGTGATTcctgaagaagaacaacGGAAAGGCAGAGCGTGGGCCGATGCTGTTTTAAGTGGTGAAGTAGACTGCTGA